Proteins co-encoded in one Brassica oleracea var. oleracea cultivar TO1000 chromosome C4, BOL, whole genome shotgun sequence genomic window:
- the LOC106336775 gene encoding putative F-box/kelch-repeat protein At3g17540, which yields MKTISDLPNDLESEILSRVPAKSLWELKTTCKRWYALFKDQKFAEKNRKKLGESVRESMLLSDLKVYAVAGGDLLLQKNNGSIELTGKLTSLKGSKDLNISEIFQCDGLMLCSMKSELVVWNPCTGQTRKIEPRTCYCYDDAYALGYTTSSSGGHRSYKILRRYYSQNDKKVVLGEIYDLSSDSWRVLDDSFPPLGYSVNRNGVCLKGDAYFVAPRDKVNDAFLITKFDFTTETLVRLPLPFQNLHPWDKAFLSVVRDEKIALLHVLETERSMRILVTNKIDDDDEAKDLSWRSDPVLGSDLNEHNMYFESFLFDEENKVAVLTCAAQLRRKFVTRIYVSDEYMEKQVYEAKISTFDWPRIISYAPSLVRIQKSTPKKRQKRQRLD from the coding sequence ATGAAAACGATATCGGATCTCCCAAACGATTTGGAATCGGAGATACTTTCTAGGGTTCCGGCAAAGTCCCTATGGGAACTCAAAACCACTTGCAAACGATGGTACGCTTTGTTCAAGGATCAAAAGTTCGCGGAGAAGAACAGGAAGAAGTTAGGTGAATCAGTGAGAGAATCGATGTTACTGAGCGATCTTAAGGTTTACGCAGTCGCCGGCGGAGATCTGCTCCTTCAAAAAAACAACGGATCTATCGAGTTGACAGGTAAACTCACAAGCCTAAAGGGCTCAAAAGATTTGAACATCTCTGAGATATTTCAGTGCGACGGGTTAATGTTATGCTCAATGAAGAGTGAACTTGTGGTTTGGAACCCATGTACTGGTCAAACTAGGAAGATCGAACCCAGGACTTGTTACTGTTATGACGATGCATATGCTTTAGGATACACCACTTCTTCTAGTGGTGGTCATCGTAGCTACAAAATCTTGAGGCGTTATTATAGTCAAAACGACAAGAAAGTAGTGTTGGGTGAAATCTATGATCTTAGCTCTGATTCTTGGAGGGTTCTTGATGATTCCTTTCCTCCTCTTGGCTACTCCGTGAATCGCAACGGCGTGTGTTTGAAAGGAGACGCTTACTTTGTTGCTCCTCGAGATAAAGTAAATGATGCTTTCTTGATCACAAAGTTCGATTTCACTACCGAGACGCTCGTGCGTCTCCCTCTTCCGTTTCAGAATCTTCATCCTTGGGATAAAGCGTTTCTTTCGGTTGTTAGAGATGAAAAAATCGCCTTGTTACATGTTCTTGAAACGGAAAGGTCGATGAGGATATTGGTGACCAATAAGATTGACGACGATGATGAAGCCAAAGACCTGTCCTGGAGGAGCGACCCGGTCCTGGGAAGCGATTTAAATGAACATAACATGTATTTCGAAAGCTTCTTGTTCGACGAAGAGAATAAAGTGGCGGTACTGACTTGTGCAGCACAGTTGCGTCGTAAATTTGTGACCAGAATCTACGTTTCTGACGAGTATATGGAGAAACAAGTTTATGAAGCTAAGATATCTACTTTCGATTGGCCACGTATCATCAGTTATGCTCCAAGCTTGGTTCGCATTCAGAAAAGCACACCTAAGAAGAGGCAAAAGAGACAGAGGTTAGATTAG